A window of Longispora fulva contains these coding sequences:
- a CDS encoding glutamate ABC transporter substrate-binding protein has protein sequence MNKGFPLVVLLAGALLAGCSVSVPPATPQPSPARPRPVGVVEGPGAVPSPVAPGAVPQCDPRASLRPDGALPAPGAMPAGSTMRRIQDRGRLVVGVDQNAFLFGYRNPATGQLEGFDIEMLRAVASAILGDPDAITYKVITQAQRIPVVKSGEVDIVADTMTITCGRLQEVTFSTVYYEDGQKVMVLKGSGIKGPDDLGGKRACASKGTTSIAEFQKLPAKPVTVGVDNWTDCLVMLQQGQVDAISTDGGILAGMVAQDPNTEIVGRAFTEEPYGLAIAKENPDLVRFVNAVLEKTKANGEWAASYRRWLEPRMGPQAPPPAKYLP, from the coding sequence ATGAACAAGGGTTTTCCGCTCGTGGTCCTGCTCGCCGGGGCGCTGCTCGCCGGCTGCTCGGTGTCCGTGCCACCGGCCACCCCGCAGCCCTCCCCGGCGCGGCCCCGCCCCGTCGGCGTGGTGGAAGGGCCCGGAGCCGTGCCGAGTCCGGTCGCGCCCGGCGCCGTGCCGCAGTGCGACCCCCGGGCCAGCCTGCGCCCCGACGGCGCGCTGCCCGCGCCCGGGGCCATGCCGGCCGGTTCGACGATGCGGAGGATCCAGGACCGGGGCCGGCTCGTCGTCGGCGTCGACCAGAACGCCTTCCTGTTCGGCTACCGCAACCCGGCCACCGGGCAGCTCGAGGGCTTCGACATCGAGATGCTCCGCGCGGTCGCGAGCGCCATCCTCGGCGACCCGGACGCCATCACCTACAAGGTGATCACCCAGGCCCAGCGGATCCCGGTCGTGAAGTCCGGCGAGGTGGACATCGTCGCCGACACGATGACGATCACCTGCGGCCGGCTCCAGGAGGTCACCTTCTCCACGGTGTACTACGAGGACGGCCAGAAGGTCATGGTCCTCAAGGGCTCCGGCATCAAGGGCCCCGACGACCTCGGTGGCAAACGCGCCTGCGCGTCCAAGGGCACGACGTCGATCGCCGAGTTCCAGAAGCTGCCGGCCAAGCCCGTCACCGTCGGGGTGGACAACTGGACCGACTGCCTCGTGATGCTCCAGCAGGGCCAGGTGGACGCCATCTCCACCGACGGCGGCATCCTGGCCGGCATGGTCGCCCAGGACCCCAACACCGAGATCGTCGGCCGGGCGTTCACCGAGGAGCCCTACGGCCTGGCCATCGCCAAGGAGAACCCCGACCTCGTGCGGTTCGTCAACGCCGTCCTGGAGAAGACGAAGGCGAACGGCGAGTGGGCCGCCAGCTACCGGCGGTGGCTCGAACCCCGGATGGGACCGCAGGCCCCGCCCCCGGCGAAGTACCTGCCGTGA
- a CDS encoding serine/threonine-protein kinase, translating into MTICDRPGCGGTVEDGYCDVAGHAYGTAPAGATGSSASVATSPSSGPATIGLSSARGSRRPGSGRTSGRTVGRGTLGAGLIDIAPVPYRDPATAVLDTAEVPERKRFCSRCSEPVGRASGDRPGRTEGFCKACGHAYSFTPKLRRGELLGGQYEVLGPIAHGGLGWIYLAKDRNVSDAWRVLKGLLDSGDADAMAAAVAERRFLAEVDHPNIVKIYNFVQHVDATSGENVGYTVMEYVGGRSLRDILLDERAAGGHQGPLPAERAIAYMLEILPALGYLHQRGLLFCDFKPDNVIQTEEQLKLIDLGGVRRIDDLDSAIYGTVGYQAPEIADEGPSVSSDLYTVGRTLAVLSLNFQGYATTRSDALPPVSATPELADAESFHRFLRRATHLTPDLRFASAADMAEQLTGVLRELLASRDGQPRPAPSTLFGPEQRVAPADPDPAEAAACLPVPLVDLTDPAAGFLASITVTDPAELLALLAAAPRTTLEVTLRRVRAHLAAGDVPAASAELAQVPADEALDWRVGWFKGIAALSAGDTTGATALFDAVYDALPGEAAPKLALAATAECAADLATADRYYELVWRTDRGYVGAAFGLARVRVAAGRHTAARDALDAVPHTSSHHLTAQLAAITAHVNGRAPGDLSAAELLAAGARLDALTVDAERRGWIVLDLLSAALAWHDAGRPGGEPPGARLLGTGLTERDLRTGLEAAYRTLARLAPDAATRVNLVDQANVVRPRTWV; encoded by the coding sequence ATGACGATCTGCGACCGGCCCGGCTGCGGCGGCACGGTGGAGGACGGCTACTGCGACGTCGCGGGGCACGCCTACGGCACGGCCCCGGCCGGCGCGACCGGCTCCTCGGCCTCGGTGGCCACGTCCCCGTCGAGCGGCCCCGCCACGATCGGGCTCAGTTCCGCGCGCGGCTCCCGCAGGCCGGGCTCCGGCCGCACCTCCGGCCGCACGGTCGGCCGGGGCACCCTGGGCGCCGGCCTGATCGACATCGCCCCGGTGCCGTACCGCGACCCGGCCACCGCCGTGCTCGACACCGCGGAGGTGCCCGAGCGCAAGCGGTTCTGCAGCCGCTGCTCGGAGCCCGTGGGCCGGGCGTCCGGCGACCGGCCGGGGCGCACCGAGGGCTTCTGCAAGGCGTGCGGCCACGCCTACTCCTTCACGCCGAAGCTGCGCCGCGGCGAGCTGCTCGGTGGCCAGTACGAGGTGCTCGGCCCGATCGCGCACGGCGGCCTGGGCTGGATCTACCTGGCCAAAGACCGCAACGTCAGCGACGCGTGGCGGGTGCTCAAGGGCCTGCTCGACTCCGGTGACGCTGACGCGATGGCCGCGGCGGTGGCCGAGCGCCGGTTCCTCGCCGAGGTCGACCACCCCAACATCGTGAAGATCTACAACTTCGTGCAGCACGTGGACGCGACGTCGGGGGAGAACGTCGGCTACACGGTGATGGAGTACGTCGGCGGCCGGTCGCTGCGCGACATCCTCCTCGACGAGCGGGCGGCCGGCGGGCACCAGGGGCCGCTGCCGGCGGAGCGCGCGATCGCGTACATGCTGGAGATCCTGCCGGCGCTGGGCTACCTGCACCAGCGGGGCCTGCTGTTCTGCGACTTCAAGCCGGACAACGTGATCCAGACCGAGGAGCAGCTCAAACTCATCGACCTGGGCGGGGTGCGCCGGATCGACGACCTGGACAGCGCCATCTACGGCACGGTCGGCTACCAGGCGCCGGAGATCGCCGACGAGGGGCCGTCGGTCAGCTCGGACCTCTACACGGTGGGCCGCACCCTGGCCGTGCTGAGCCTGAACTTCCAGGGCTACGCCACCACCCGCTCCGACGCGCTGCCCCCGGTGTCGGCGACCCCAGAGCTCGCCGACGCCGAGTCCTTCCACCGCTTCCTGCGCCGGGCGACCCACCTGACCCCGGACCTGCGGTTCGCCTCGGCCGCCGACATGGCGGAACAACTCACGGGGGTACTCCGCGAGCTCCTCGCCAGCCGCGACGGCCAGCCCCGCCCGGCCCCGTCGACCCTGTTCGGTCCGGAACAGCGGGTCGCGCCGGCCGACCCGGACCCGGCGGAGGCCGCGGCGTGCCTGCCCGTGCCCCTGGTCGACCTCACCGACCCGGCCGCGGGCTTCCTGGCCAGCATCACCGTCACCGACCCGGCCGAGCTGCTCGCCCTGCTGGCCGCGGCCCCGCGGACCACTCTCGAGGTGACCCTGCGCCGGGTCCGGGCGCACCTCGCGGCCGGCGACGTGCCCGCCGCGTCCGCCGAGCTGGCCCAGGTGCCCGCCGACGAGGCGCTCGACTGGCGGGTCGGCTGGTTCAAGGGGATCGCAGCGCTGTCCGCCGGCGACACGACCGGGGCCACGGCCCTGTTCGACGCCGTGTACGACGCGCTGCCCGGCGAGGCGGCCCCCAAACTCGCGCTCGCCGCGACCGCCGAGTGCGCCGCGGACCTGGCCACCGCCGACCGGTACTACGAACTGGTCTGGCGCACCGACCGCGGCTACGTCGGCGCGGCGTTCGGCCTGGCCCGGGTCCGGGTGGCCGCCGGCCGGCACACCGCGGCCCGCGACGCCCTCGACGCCGTCCCGCACACCTCCAGCCACCACCTCACCGCCCAGCTCGCCGCGATCACCGCCCACGTGAACGGTCGGGCCCCCGGCGACCTGTCCGCCGCGGAACTCCTCGCGGCCGGCGCGCGCCTGGACGCCCTCACGGTCGACGCTGAGCGGCGCGGCTGGATCGTCCTGGACCTGCTGTCGGCGGCCCTGGCCTGGCACGACGCCGGCCGTCCCGGCGGGGAGCCCCCGGGCGCCCGGCTCCTCGGCACAGGCCTCACCGAGCGGGACCTGCGCACCGGCCTGGAGGCCGCGTACCGCACCCTGGCCCGGCTCGCCCCCGACGCGGCTACCCGGGTGAACCTCGTCGACCAGGCCAACGTGGTGCGGCCCAGGACGTGGGTGTGA
- a CDS encoding protein phosphatase 2C domain-containing protein has translation MTAVVSCPGCAEPVGAADGFCEACGRSLKPAPACVRCAVGTVDEDGYCTACGARQPGPGDHEELDLGAVAGVTDRGLRHHRNEDAMAVRRTGDGVAAVVCDGVSVSPRPHEASRLACDTAVAILASGPPETVPAPRRPDIEPGPPGPAPAPGADALTGPADAATREAARAAAAAVAALGTPTAAPACTYVSALVRGGSFTVGWIGDSRAYWLPGTGDAELLTEDDSWAVEMVAHGLLTPEQANADRRAHAITRWLGADAGPADPHVVTRRPDVPGVLLLCSDGLWNYLPSAPDLAARYADLTGPAVDRARALVRYALDAGGHDNITVVLLPVPTPPEEDPS, from the coding sequence GTGACCGCCGTGGTGAGTTGTCCGGGCTGCGCGGAACCCGTCGGGGCCGCCGACGGCTTCTGCGAGGCGTGCGGCCGGTCGCTGAAGCCCGCCCCGGCGTGCGTGCGGTGCGCCGTCGGCACCGTCGACGAGGACGGGTACTGCACGGCGTGCGGCGCGCGCCAGCCCGGCCCCGGCGACCACGAGGAGCTGGACCTGGGCGCGGTCGCCGGGGTGACCGACCGGGGGCTGCGCCACCACCGCAACGAGGACGCGATGGCGGTCCGCCGCACCGGCGACGGGGTGGCGGCGGTGGTGTGCGACGGGGTGTCGGTGTCGCCGCGCCCGCACGAGGCCTCCCGGTTGGCGTGCGACACGGCGGTGGCGATCCTGGCGTCGGGGCCGCCCGAGACGGTGCCCGCGCCTCGGCGGCCCGACATCGAGCCCGGACCGCCTGGACCCGCGCCCGCACCGGGCGCTGATGCCCTGACCGGGCCCGCCGATGCCGCCACCCGGGAGGCCGCCCGGGCAGCGGCGGCGGCCGTCGCAGCCCTCGGCACCCCCACGGCGGCCCCCGCCTGCACCTACGTGTCGGCCCTCGTCCGCGGCGGCTCCTTCACGGTCGGCTGGATCGGCGACAGCCGGGCGTACTGGCTGCCCGGCACCGGCGACGCCGAACTCCTCACCGAGGACGACTCCTGGGCGGTGGAGATGGTCGCGCACGGCCTGCTCACCCCCGAGCAGGCCAACGCCGACCGCCGCGCGCACGCCATCACCCGCTGGCTGGGCGCGGACGCCGGCCCGGCCGACCCGCACGTCGTGACCCGGCGGCCCGACGTGCCGGGCGTGCTCCTGCTGTGCAGCGACGGCCTGTGGAACTACCTGCCGTCGGCCCCCGACCTCGCCGCCCGGTACGCGGACCTGACCGGCCCGGCCGTCGACCGCGCCCGGGCCCTCGTCCGGTACGCGCTGGACGCCGGCGGGCACGACAACATCACCGTGGTGCTGCTGCCCGTCCCGACACCCCCCGAGGAGGACCCGTCATGA
- a CDS encoding vWA domain-containing protein yields the protein MTEFQVEVDQNEYLSDGASTVDAIATVTSSGQAEAAVAPQAAEIIVIDRSGSMEYPPTKIKAAREATVAAIDCLRDGTLFAVIAGSSSAQVVYPRSRGLVPANATTREEAKIAVRAVKPGGGTAIGTWLTLARDLFAPHTDAIRHVILLTDGKNESESPTDLQRALDICGGVFVCDARGIGTNWVVEELRKITTALLGSFDIVADPANLEADFRALMTHAMGKAHGDIRLRLWTPQGATVKFVKLVAPEVRDLTGSRIDVGAQIGDYPTGSWGSERRDYHVCVQINPGGVGEEILAGRLRLVEVSPDGTERILGQGLVRAVWTDDIVLSTRLHPSVAHYTGQAELADAIQEGLEARRAGDTDTATSKLGKAVKLAAETGNEATSKLLKKVVDVLDADTGTVKLKPKVSAEDEMTLDVGSTRTVRTTKK from the coding sequence ATGACCGAGTTCCAGGTCGAGGTGGACCAGAACGAGTACCTGTCGGACGGCGCGAGCACCGTCGACGCGATCGCGACGGTCACCTCCTCCGGCCAGGCCGAGGCGGCGGTGGCTCCCCAGGCCGCCGAGATCATCGTGATCGACCGGTCGGGCTCGATGGAGTACCCGCCGACGAAGATCAAGGCCGCGCGGGAGGCCACCGTCGCGGCGATCGACTGCCTGCGCGACGGCACCCTGTTCGCCGTGATCGCCGGATCCTCGTCCGCGCAGGTCGTCTACCCGCGCTCGCGCGGCCTGGTCCCGGCGAACGCCACCACCCGGGAGGAGGCCAAGATCGCGGTCCGGGCCGTCAAGCCCGGCGGCGGCACGGCGATCGGCACCTGGCTCACCCTGGCCCGCGATCTGTTCGCCCCGCACACCGACGCGATCCGGCACGTCATCCTCCTCACCGACGGCAAGAACGAGAGCGAGTCGCCCACAGACCTGCAACGCGCCCTGGACATCTGCGGCGGCGTGTTCGTGTGCGACGCCCGGGGCATCGGCACGAACTGGGTCGTCGAGGAGTTGCGGAAGATCACGACGGCGCTGCTCGGCTCGTTCGATATCGTCGCGGACCCGGCGAACCTGGAGGCCGACTTCCGGGCGCTGATGACGCACGCGATGGGCAAGGCGCACGGCGACATCCGGCTGCGGCTGTGGACGCCGCAGGGCGCGACCGTCAAGTTCGTCAAGCTCGTCGCCCCCGAGGTCCGGGACCTGACCGGCAGCCGGATCGACGTCGGCGCGCAGATCGGCGACTACCCGACCGGCTCGTGGGGCTCGGAGCGCCGCGACTACCACGTCTGCGTCCAGATCAACCCGGGCGGCGTGGGGGAGGAGATCCTCGCCGGCCGGCTGCGCCTCGTGGAGGTGTCCCCCGACGGCACGGAACGGATCCTCGGCCAGGGCCTGGTCCGGGCGGTGTGGACCGACGACATCGTGCTGTCCACCCGGCTGCACCCGTCGGTGGCGCACTACACCGGCCAGGCGGAACTCGCCGACGCGATCCAGGAGGGCCTGGAGGCCCGCCGGGCCGGCGACACCGACACGGCGACGTCGAAGCTGGGCAAGGCCGTGAAGCTGGCCGCCGAGACCGGCAACGAGGCCACCTCGAAGCTCCTGAAGAAGGTCGTGGACGTCCTCGACGCCGACACCGGCACGGTCAAACTGAAGCCGAAGGTCAGCGCCGAGGACGAGATGACCCTGGACGTCGGGTCGACCCGCACCGTGCGCACCACCAAGAAGTGA
- a CDS encoding FHA domain-containing protein: MATCPNGHESADADYCDVCGALIGGVQQTTAPASDPSGAAAAPAPPATSAAGTVSGTGADPGTGAASGSPVGAGHATAGAGPGTAPTGGTSPTCPACDAPRTGRFCEECGFDFTSAAVPPRVPPTAELPSTPPGQPTGGWSVTVVADRDYHRAVADRADDESEAVPFPAYCPERRFALTGGQLLIGRRSRSRGIVPDIDLTGPPEDTGVSHVHALLVASGDGWELVDPGSTNGTRLNGAEDPVPENSPVRLADGDRIHVGAWTTITIHTAS; encoded by the coding sequence ATGGCGACCTGCCCGAACGGCCACGAGTCCGCCGACGCCGACTACTGCGACGTGTGCGGCGCGCTGATCGGGGGCGTGCAGCAGACCACCGCGCCGGCCTCCGACCCGTCGGGTGCCGCGGCTGCCCCCGCACCGCCGGCCACGTCTGCGGCCGGGACCGTGTCCGGGACCGGAGCCGACCCCGGCACCGGAGCCGCGAGTGGATCCCCGGTCGGCGCCGGGCACGCCACCGCCGGCGCGGGGCCGGGAACCGCCCCGACCGGCGGCACCTCCCCGACCTGCCCCGCCTGCGACGCGCCCCGGACCGGCCGGTTCTGCGAGGAGTGCGGCTTCGACTTCACCTCAGCGGCCGTCCCGCCCCGCGTTCCGCCGACAGCCGAGCTGCCGTCCACGCCCCCCGGACAGCCCACCGGCGGCTGGAGCGTGACCGTCGTCGCCGACCGCGACTACCACCGGGCCGTGGCCGACCGCGCCGACGACGAGTCCGAGGCCGTGCCGTTTCCCGCGTACTGCCCCGAGCGGCGCTTCGCCCTCACCGGCGGCCAGCTCCTGATCGGCCGCCGGTCGCGCTCCCGGGGCATCGTGCCCGACATCGACCTGACCGGCCCCCCGGAGGACACCGGGGTGTCGCACGTGCACGCCCTGCTGGTGGCCTCCGGCGACGGCTGGGAACTGGTCGACCCGGGCTCGACGAACGGCACTCGGCTCAACGGCGCGGAGGACCCGGTGCCGGAGAACTCCCCGGTCCGGCTGGCCGACGGCGACCGGATCCACGTCGGCGCCTGGACCACGATCACGATCCACACCGCTTCCTAG